A region of Acidobacteriota bacterium DNA encodes the following proteins:
- a CDS encoding DUF1761 domain-containing protein, with product MAINYWAVLVAALSMFLLGGLWYSPVLFGGVWMRANQLTEKDLEDGNPAKIYGVSFLFSLIMSANLAAFLSGPETDMAWGATAGFLAGFGWVALGIGMVSLFERRPFSYMLVNGAYMTVAFTLMGLILGAWR from the coding sequence ATGGCTATCAACTATTGGGCGGTTCTGGTCGCCGCCCTTTCCATGTTTCTGCTGGGAGGGCTGTGGTATTCGCCGGTCCTCTTCGGAGGCGTGTGGATGCGCGCCAACCAGCTCACCGAGAAAGATCTTGAAGACGGCAATCCAGCCAAGATCTACGGCGTGTCTTTCCTCTTTTCGCTGATCATGTCGGCCAATCTGGCGGCTTTTTTAAGCGGACCTGAAACCGATATGGCCTGGGGCGCCACGGCGGGCTTCCTGGCCGGATTCGGCTGGGTGGCCCTGGGAATCGGCATGGTCAGCCTCTTCGAAAGGCGTCCCTTCAGCTATATGCTGGTCAATGGAGCCTACATGACCGTAGCCTTCACCCTCATGGGCCTCATCCTGGGCGCCTGGCG